The DNA region TCATGTCAATTCGGTCAACTTTAAAAGTCATATTTTTAAACCGAATAACTTTATGTTTCTGTTTGAATTTTCGAGTCTGATCTATTTAAAAATAACTCTAATCGATAAAATCTATTTAAAGCTAAATCCAACTATCAAATGTGTACACATAATATTTTAACATACAAGATTCCAATATTggatcaaaatacaaaaataacttatttttttgtttatgcaCATGGGGAAACTCACTGATATATACTATCATTAAATAAACAACGTCATACACGCATAATGGGCATGAAGTAAGCAATTCTTTGGAAACTTTAGTCAATCTAATGGATTAATATATCTACAATTTGCATTCCCATTCCCATTCATTTGTTTACTTTTTTCTGTCCGTTTAATAATTAGtattacacaaatttttgtaataGACAgtcttatatatttttgaaatattataattaggcattaaaaatgatgtaagtatgcatttaaaataatataaatatgtattaacgatacgataagtaggcattaagaataatgtaagtaggcattaagtttTAAAGGGTTGGGGCTTAGAGATGTCTCTCAAAgtgacggtctctcaagagactagctggtAGTATTAAATGGTAAAAATGATAAtagaaagttagtgtaattttggtaaaaatatctcttgacaagtttaataTTTATGCTTATTCTCCtctaataatttcattttctttataaaattcttTCCAACGCCTTTCATTTATAATTAGGATATTAGGTGATGAtgaaaaattttgaacaaaaacaTTATTTGTGATAAAAGTTTTATTATCACGAGAATAACATGGTacatatcatataaaattatactatatattatttttattactaccatttaatactaataaCCAAACAAACGGTCTATACCAACCCCCATTGTTgcctttatatataattaaggaCTAATATGTATTACGCTCACTAGATTATCAATTTTAAAgagaataagaaagaaaaaaaatggatgATAAAAAAGTTATGGTGGAAAAAGAGTTGAAAAGAGGGTGGGAAGCAGCAACACAACTACGCAGTTTAATTGTGGATGTTCCATCACAATTACAAACATTCAATcaaagatcatcatcatcagatcATAATGATGATCAGATTTTAatcaatgataataaaaaaatggatTGTATGAAGAATTTTTCCAACACTGTTCTTTATTCACTAGAAAATTCAATTTCCATCAT from Amaranthus tricolor cultivar Red isolate AtriRed21 chromosome 3, ASM2621246v1, whole genome shotgun sequence includes:
- the LOC130808074 gene encoding uncharacterized protein LOC130808074 — encoded protein: MDDKKVMVEKELKRGWEAATQLRSLIVDVPSQLQTFNQRSSSSDHNDDQILINDNKKMDCMKNFSNTVLYSLENSISIIKTMIQSMEIQASSSGSPPNNRRYIIDTSNITPDGYTWRKYGHKCIQNTKHPR